In a single window of the Elaeis guineensis isolate ETL-2024a chromosome 6, EG11, whole genome shotgun sequence genome:
- the LOC105036993 gene encoding hevamine-A: MATNFLLPLLLLALIAGSNAGSIAVYWGQNGNEGTLADSCSSGLYSYVNIAFLTTFGNGQTPVLNLAGHCDPATGTCTGLTSDIQSCQSQGVMVLLSLGGDSAGSYSLSSADDAQNVANYLWDNFLGGSSSSRPLGDAVLDGIDFDIEATNGDFFDDLAEYLAQFSSQGKKVYLTAAPQCPYPDAHLNTALQTGIFDYVWIQFYNNPPCQYSPGSIDNLTGAWSTWISSVTATKFFLGLPASPDAAGSGYIPPDVLTSQVLPAIEGTAKYGGIMMWSRYYDVVNNYSATVKSSV, translated from the coding sequence ATGGCCACCAacttcctcctccccctcctcctcctcgccCTCATCGCCGGCTCCAATGCAGGAAGCATCGCTGTCTACTGGGGTCAGAACGGCAACGAAGGCACCCTCGCCGACTCCTGCTCCAGCGGCCTCTACTCCTACGTCAACATCGCCTTCCTCACCACATTCGGCAACGGTCAGACCCCCGTCCTCAACCTCGCAGGCCACTGCGATCCCGCCACCGGCACATGCACCGGCCTCACCTCCGACATCCAGTCCTGCCAGTCCCAGGGCGTCATGGTCCTTCTCTCCCTCGGCGGCGACTCCGCCGGCAGCTACTCCCTCTCCTCCGCCGACGACGCCCAGAACGTCGCCAACTACCTCTGGGACAACTTCCTTGGCGGCAGCTCCTCCTCTCGCCCCCTCGGCGACGCCGTCCTCGACGGCATCGACTTCGACATCGAGGCGACCAACGGAGACTTCTTCGACGACCTTGCAGAGTATCTGGCGCAGTTCAGCAGCCAGGGAAAGAAGGTCTACCTCACGGCGGCGCCACAATGCCCGTACCCCGACGCGCACCTCAACACGGCGCTGCAGACCGGGATTTTCGACTATGTCTGGATCCAGTTCTACAACAACCCACCGTGCCAGTACTCCCCGGGGAGCATCGATAATTTGACCGGTGCGTGGAGCACCTGGATATCGAGTGTGACGGCGACCAAATTTTTCTTGGGCTTGCCGGCGTCGCCGGATGCGGCCGGGAGCGGGTACATTCCACCCGACGTGCTGACTTCTCAGGTGCTGCCGGCAATTGAGGGCACGGCTAAGTATGGTGGCATAATGATGTGGAGCAGATACTACGACGTGGTTAACAACTACAGTGCCACCGTGAAGAGTAGCGTTTGA
- the LOC105037638 gene encoding hevamine-A, which translates to MATNQLLPLLLLALVAGSHADSIAVYWGQNGNEGTLADTCSSGLYAYVILAFLTTFGNGQTPVLNLAGHCDPSAGTCTSLSSDIQSCQSQGVKVFLSLGGAVGSYSLSSAEDAQSVANYLWDNFLGGSSSSRPLGDAVLDGIDFDIEATNGDFFDDLAKDLAQFSSQGKKVYLTAAPQCPYPDAHLNTALQTGIFDYVWIQFYNNPSCQYSSGSIDDFIREWNTWISRVTATSFFLGLPASPAAAGSGYIPPYELVCRVLPAIKGPKYGGIMLWNRYYDVINNYSATVKSIVCTASHT; encoded by the coding sequence ATGGCCACCAACcaactcctccccctcctcctcctcgccCTCGTCGCCGGCTCCCATGCGGACAGCATCGCTGTCTACTGGGGCCAGAACGGCAATGAGGGCACCCTCGCCGACACCTGCTCCAGCGGCCTCTACGCCTACGTTATCCTCGCCTTCCTCACCACATTCGGTAACGGCCAGACCCCCGTCCTCAACCTCGCAGGCCACTGCGACCCCTCCGCCGGCACCTGCACCAGCCTCTCCTCCGACATCCAGTCCTGCCAGTCCCAGGGCGTCAAGGTCTTCCTCTCCCTCGGCGGGGCGGTCGGCAGCTACTCCCTCTCCTCCGCCGAAGACGCCCAGAGCGTCGCCAACTACCTCTGGGACAACTTCCTAGGTGGCAGCTCCTCCTCTCGCCCCCTCGGCGACGCCGTCCTCGATGGCATCGATTTCGACATCGAGGCAACCAACGGAGACTTCTTCGACGACCTTGCAAAGGATCTGGCACAGTTCAGCAGCCAGGGAAAGAAGGTCTACCTCACGGCGGCGCCACAGTGCCCTTACCCCGATGCGCACCTCAACACGGCGCTGCAGACCGGGATTTTCGACTATGTCTGGATCCAGTTCTACAACAACCCATCGTGCCAGTACTCCTCGGGGAGCATCGACGATTTTATCCGTGAGTGGAACACCTGGATATCGAGAGTGACGGCGACCAGCTTTTTCTTGGGCTTGCCGGCGTCGCCCGCTGCGGCCGGGAGTGGGTACATTCCCCCCTATGAGCTCGTTTGTCGGGTTCTGCCGGCAATTAAGGGCCCGAAGTACGGTGGGATAATGCTGTGGAACAGGTACTACGATGTGATTAACAACTACAGCGCCACCGTGAAGAGTATCGTTTGCACTGCGTCACATACATAA